The following nucleotide sequence is from Ignavibacteria bacterium.
TACAAATTTCGTTTCGATAATGGAATTGGAAAAAAACATATGAATCTGCTTAAGGAATTATTTTTTGACTGCAGAAGTCTATAAAATATTAGTTCTCGCAACTTTGCTGATGCAATTGATCTGCCTCGGTACAGGTTTCCGGTTGAGTTATAAAATCGAAAATCGACCATTGCTGTTTTTGATTTTAATCGGTGTCGGAATAATATTTCTTGTTCAATTAATTGACCTTATTGAATTCAAAATTCCATTAGACACCGTAATTGATTCTCCTCTTTATTTTGAGATCATAAGCTTTGTTTCAACAATTGTCCTGTTATTGATATTACTCGCTTTCAATTTCCACCGCGAGGAACCTTTTCCTAAAATATTACCGGCTAAAGAACCTGAACCAGAAAAAATAGTCACTGAAAAACCTCAAGTCGATTTTAAACCAATTCCAAAATTTGAAAGAATTGAATCCGCGAAAGCCGATGAGAAACTCGATTCGATAAAATCAGAACTTGAAAAAGTAACTCAGCAACGGGATAAACTTGTATCAATAATTTCACACGATTTACGCACACCGCTTAACAGCATTTTTGGTTTTTGTCAATTGTTAAAAGATGGAGAATACAAGGGGAAAAAGGAAGTAAAAAAGTTTGCTGAGAACATTTATGATCTCTCAAAAATTCAGCTGAATGCCTTGAATAAAATTCTTGA
It contains:
- a CDS encoding HAMP domain-containing histidine kinase, producing MTAEVYKILVLATLLMQLICLGTGFRLSYKIENRPLLFLILIGVGIIFLVQLIDLIEFKIPLDTVIDSPLYFEIISFVSTIVLLLILLAFNFHREEPFPKILPAKEPEPEKIVTEKPQVDFKPIPKFERIESAKADEKLDSIKSELEKVTQQRDKLVSIISHDLRTPLNSIFGFCQLLKDGEYKGKKEVKKFAENIYDLSKIQLNALNKILDWTRFESKELQFNPMEFDVTSTINFIAKSFMQIAERKNIAIKVSSDRNLKVLGDEFMIIELLKNLLENAIKYSREGSTVEIITHYHSKLNKLVILVCDSGIGINKNVLMKLLSTSSKTTARGTKGEKGIGLGLLICKAIIDKHSEHLWIASEEGEWTRVYFTLKPATEHV